The DNA segment CAGCGACCGCGGCACCGGCAGCTGCGGCTACCGCCGCACCCGGACCGCTGCGAGAGATCGTGTACAAGATCGCGGAGTCGGATACCGCGCGCGGCACGGCGAGTGATTACGGCGGCACGGATACCGGGTCGAGCAGCGGTTGGGATGAGGGAAAGCTGACCGTCGACGTCCTCCAAGTGTTGAGCGGCGACATCCTCGCCGTGCGCGCATCCGAGGCCTGGAATTCTCTTGGCGGCAAACCATATTCCGCGGTCGGCTACGTCGCACCCGATGGAACGTTGAGCATCGTGTCCGGCACGTACAGCGTTGCGATGACGGCGGTCCTGCCGTACGTGGCCTCTGGTTTTGTCACCGCGCACGACATGACGGTCGGCACGAATTGGACGCTTACGAGCGACGCCGACAAGACGCACTACATGCATCACTTCGCGATCACGAAGATCAACGGAGCCGATGTGACGATCTCCGTCGACGCCACGATGACTAGCTCCGGCATGGGGATGTTCCCGACGACCGAAACCGATACGATCATCTATCGTCCGGGGCGGCTCGTGCCCATCTCTGGCGACATGACGACGAGAGTCAGAAGCTCGAACGGCACCGCGGATCAGACGGTGACGCATAACTTCCATTTCGAACGCATCAGCGATACGAAGGATCCGTAAGTCTTGGGCACAAGGAGGTTTGTCATGTTCCTCGCTGTTGTCGCTGCGCTCGCGATGTCCGGCGCAGCAGCCGCGCCGCCAGCGTCGGCCGCCGGCGGCCAGATTTCCCCGGCCACGCCGCTTCGCGAAGTCGTCTATAAAGTCTCGTACACGCGCCGGCTGGAGGTCTCGGGCGAGACCTATGGCGGGCAGATCCTAAATCCTATCAACAATGCAGCGGTGCAAGCGCCGGCGTTCAACGAGTCCAACAACAATGCAACCGACAGCGGAACGGTGACGGTCGACATCATGCAGATCAGCGATAATGCGCTCGGCATGCGAGTCTCCGAACGCTGGACCGGTTCAACGCCGTCGGGCACGTATCTCGGCAACGTCGCGTCCGATGGGTCGGTGAACTTCAACAACGGTCAGATGAACGAATGCACGCGTTCCATCTTGGAATACTTCGGCACCGATGTCATGGCGGGGCAGCCTGCGAACTCCGGCGTGGCCTGGTCGCGCGCGGCGAAGGGACAGGCCGCCGACGTCGTGACGACCTACTCGGTCGGCGACATAGTCGGTGCGATCGCCAACATCCACGAGCTAAGCACGGTGACGAGCAAGAGCGTGGCGGCGATCGACACAACCATCACGACGGACGTGCAATATAAGCCCGCGGTACTCGTGCCGGTCTCCGGCAAGGTCGTCTTGCACGCGAGAAGCTCCGGTGCATCGTCCGTGACCAACGTGACGACCGTCGCGAATTTCCAGCGCGTCTCCGACTCGCGCGACCCGTCTCCATGAGCGCTCGGGCCACATCGCCGGCGCTTTGCGCCGCCGCGTTCGCGGCGGCGCTCACATGCTGCGGGCTTCTGACGGACGAGCGTCCGGCAGGCGCCGCGACCGCGCCGGCTGGTCAGAGCGCAGCGCTTCGTGAAGTCGTGTTCGATGTCTCCTACGCCCGCAGTGTCGGCGGAGCGGAGACGACGGGGAGCCGCGACCACGGTACCGTGACCGTCGACGTTATGGCCGTGCGCAACAACGCCCTCGGCGTAAAGATAACTCAGCGCTGGACCCGGAACCCCACGGCGTTAGTCGCGCTCGGCACGATCGAACCCGCCGGACAACTCGACTTCGCGCCCGGCGCGTTGAGCGACGCGGCGGTGCAGCTTCTGCCGTTTTTCGCGCCCCTGTTCGCGCCGCAGACTCTCGGATCTGTCGGCGTAGCATGGACGGTGACCGAGCACAGGCCGCCGCTCGACGCGCGTACGCGATATGCCGTGACTGGGATACAAGGCATGGCGGTCACGATTAAGATCGTCCAGTCGATCTCGATCTCGGATGCGACGCACGCGCGCATCTCGGCAAGCGGCGCCGTTGTCTACGAGCCGCATCTGCTCGTGCCGCTCTCGGGCGATATCACACGCAAATTGACGGCGACCGTAGGCACCCCGGCCAAGACGATCACCCTGCAGCTGCATTTCGCCCGTTCGTCGGATACCCGCGAACCATAGAATCGGTGTAGACGGGACCTTTACGGTCCCGCCCTAGACGGCGATGGCGTTGGCGAGAATCGTCAGCGACCGGTCGTACCGGTAGACGACGCCCATGTGCCCGTCGTCGTACTCTTCGTGGATGTACGGCACGCCGATCGCATCGAAGCGTTTGCACATCATGCGCGCGCCCAGTTGAAGATTCCATTCGTCCCTGAGACCGGCATCTAGGAAGATCGCCTTCATCGAACGCAGCGCATCGGCATGCTGGGGCGCCATACGTATCGGATCGTTTTCAAGCCAGCGCGCCCAGACGTCGGCTCGAATTTCGCCGGTGGCCTCGTCGACCGGCAGATCGAATCCGTAGGGCGATGCGGGGTTCGGAGAGTAGCAGGCGGCCATCGCCAGCATCATCAGTATGATCGTGGTATCGTGCGGTTTCTTGGGCAGCGCTTCGAACGCCGCGAGAAAACCCGCTACGCCCCCGTGCTTTTCGAGTTGCATCACGAGCTTCGGAAAATCGGCGAGAAAGCAGTACTCCCAATAGCAGTCGCCCGAGTGCGATCCAAAAGCTCCGAACACATCGGGGTGGCGCATCGCCAGACGCATCGCGCCGTAGCCCCCGCTCGATTTGCCGGTCACGGCGCGATGATCGCGGCTCCGCAACGTGCGCAGTTGTTCATCCACGAATTGCACGAGTTCGTCGATGATGTAGGTTTCGTATTTCCCGACCGCGGAGGAGTTCAGGTATTGGCTTCCGCCGAGCTTCGTGAAGCAGTCGGGCATCACGACGATCGAAGGCGGCATCGCACCGCTTGCGATCAACCGGTCGAGCCGCTGGTCCATGGACTCGGCGAATGCGTCCGCGTTCAACAGCAAACGCCCGAACCCGGTATAGCCGGACAAGAAATAGATGACGGGGTAGGACTTGCCGTCCGTCTCGTAGCCGGCCGGCAGATAGCAGTAAAGATCGCGTTCGAACGGATCGCCGAGCGCGTTGTCACGCAGCGCAGCCGAGTTATGGCGAAATAATTTGACTTGACCGCGGCGTAGCATCGGCGAGCTCTCCTCGTGCGGTTGGATATCGCCGCACGATTATGCCTTAGGCCGTCAGTCGCCTTGCATCGCGCGCAATTGCTGCAAATAGGAGACGCTGATCGTGCGCTGATTGATGCCGCTCATCACGGGCGTCGCGCCGCGCATGTAGCGGATCAATCTCCGGTTCAACCAGCCCGGAACGTCGTTGGCGTGGAACCAACGCGTGCCGTTGGCACAGCCGACGATCAGACCGATCATCGCGCCGACGATCATGCTCTGCGCGAAGAACAAGTCCACGCGCGCGTAGTGCGCCGTTCCTACCACGAAATAGGGAAACGCGCCTATGAATAGACCTATGGCGCCGCCGAGGATCGACAGCGCCACGGATACGAAAAGCACGAAGAGGCCGTGAAGTCCCGGCACCTGCTTGAATCGATCGATCGTCGCGCGGCTGGGCGCGGGGCCTTCGTACAAGCAGCGCCTCCTCTCGTGGTCCGGCTCAGCCGCTGTTGTGCAGCGAGCGGACGAACTCTGCACCGATCTTATACTGCGCCGCGTCTGCGTCCGCACCCGAGCGAGTCGCGTTGCGATGATACTTGCGCAGCATGGTCATCCCCAGATTGACGGGATCCGGCGGCGGCGGCGCCAGTGCCGTGTGTCGCGCCCAAAATATTCCGATCACAAAACCAATGGCGATACCCGTCAGCTGCGCGACGACGTAGCGGCCGTCGCCGGCAGTGGGGTCGACGGCGTTCGTATACGAAAACGCGCCCGCCATCGCGCCAAGCATCGTCCCCACGACAAGCGACAGACCGAACGGCGCCGCGATTTGCAGCCACCGCAGTGATCCTGCAATTCTCAGATCGTCCGCCGTCGACGCGATTTCCACGCTCTTACTCATGTCCGATGTGCCCCCAACCCGCGCTTAAGATGTCATCCATATGTATCGGCCGCAGCGCCTTCCGTTACCCTCCGTCGCGCGGCCGATGTGACAATCCGCACAAGCGGAGGAGCACGACAGTCACCGCGGAAACTCGGGTTCATATGATGCAGCGCGAACGGATGGTCTCACACTTCCTGGACCTCGTCCAGATCGATAGCCAGTCTAAGCACGAGCGAGGCGTCGCCGATCGCCTCGTGCCCGAATTGCGCGACCTCGGCTGCGATGTGCGCATCGACGATGCCGGATCCTCCGTCGGTGCAGATGTCGGGAACGTCATCGCGCGCATGGCCGCCATCGCGCCGGATGCGCCGCCGATCCTCCTGTCCGCGCATATGGACACGGTGCCGCCAGGAAACGGCGTCAAACCGGTGCGCATGGCCGACCGCGTGCGGTCGGACGGTTCCACGATTTTGGGCGGCGACGACAAGTCGGGGGTCGCCGTGATCATGGAGGTCTTGCGCACGCTGAAAGAGCGCTCGATACCTCATGGCGAGATCGAGGTGGTCTTCAGCATCTGCGAAGAGATCGGGTTACTCGGCGCAAAGCAACTCGAGGTCGGATCGCTGCGCTCGAAGCGTGCGCTCGTCCTGGATTCAGCTCATGCGACGGTCTGCGTCACTCGGGCGCCGTCTGCCGACCGATTCGAATTCACCGTGCACGGCCTCGCAGCGCATGCCGGCGTCGCGCCCGAGACCGGCATCTCGGCCGTACGCGTGGCTGCGCAGGCGATCGCGGCGATGCCGCTTGGGCGCATCGATCCGCAGACCACGAGCAACGTCGTCATCGCGAGCGGCGGAAGCGCGACGAACGTCGTGCCCGATCTCTGTCTCGTGCGCGGCGAGGCGCGCTCCCTCGACGACGCCGCGCTCGACCGCACAACCGCCGCCATCCGGCGCTGCTTCCAAGATGCCGCCGCGGCCGCCACGGCAACGGTGGCAGGTGCGCTGCATCGCGCTTGGGTCGAGGAACGCTGCGAGCGCGAGTACGAGAGCATGAACGTGCCGGACGCGGCGCCTATCGTCCAGTCGTTGCTCGCCGCAGCAACGGCGGTCGGCGCAGACGTGAGCACGGCATCCATCGGCGGCGGCAGCGATTCGAATGTGTTCAATCGCCGCGGCATCGAATCCGTGAACTTCGGAACCGGGATGCGCGCGATCCATACGCTTGACGAATGGCTTGATCTCGAGGACTTCTACCGCTGCGCTGACGTCGTTTTCGAGTTCGTTCGCGCGCAAGCCGCGTGATGCGTCGAGCCGGCGGTCGATCGGTCAACGCAGGCTGACGCATGGCCACCTATAGACCTTCCTTTGGATATGGCGGCACGCCCGTGGTGTTCGCGATCCTGGCGGTTTTCGCGGCCGTCTTCTTGCTCGCGTTCGCCGGCCTCGGAGCGGCGTTCGTCCTTCAATTAGGATGGCTGCCGAATGACGCCTGGTTCTTGTCCGGACAATTGTGGCGGCCGTTCACATTCCCGTTCGTGCATCTCTCTTTAATCCCGGTTTTGTTTGACGGAATCGTCTTGTATTTCTTCGGCGGGTCGTTGGAGCGCGCGTGGGGCGGCTGGCGATTCGCCTTCTTCTTCTTCGCATCGGGGATCGTCGCTGGACTGATCATGATGGCGCTGAGCCCGTGGCTCGGCGTGCCCGTGATGATCGGCATGGTCGGCAGTTTTGTGGCGGTGGTCGTGGCCTTCGCGGCCCTCAATCCATATGCGACCGTCTATCTATACTTCTTCCCGCTGCAGGCTCGCTGGCTCGCGGCATTCGTCATCATTTGGGAATTCTTCGGGAACTACGGGCGCTACGGCAGCATCCCGTCTGCGGCAGCCGTCGTCGGCGGCGTATCGCTCTTCGCGTGGGCGTTCACGGTGTTTCGCCCGCGTCTGAGCGGCGTGG comes from the Candidatus Eremiobacteraceae bacterium genome and includes:
- a CDS encoding alpha/beta hydrolase-fold protein; translation: MLRRGQVKLFRHNSAALRDNALGDPFERDLYCYLPAGYETDGKSYPVIYFLSGYTGFGRLLLNADAFAESMDQRLDRLIASGAMPPSIVVMPDCFTKLGGSQYLNSSAVGKYETYIIDELVQFVDEQLRTLRSRDHRAVTGKSSGGYGAMRLAMRHPDVFGAFGSHSGDCYWEYCFLADFPKLVMQLEKHGGVAGFLAAFEALPKKPHDTTIILMMLAMAACYSPNPASPYGFDLPVDEATGEIRADVWARWLENDPIRMAPQHADALRSMKAIFLDAGLRDEWNLQLGARMMCKRFDAIGVPYIHEEYDDGHMGVVYRYDRSLTILANAIAV
- a CDS encoding M20/M25/M40 family metallo-hydrolase yields the protein MMQRERMVSHFLDLVQIDSQSKHERGVADRLVPELRDLGCDVRIDDAGSSVGADVGNVIARMAAIAPDAPPILLSAHMDTVPPGNGVKPVRMADRVRSDGSTILGGDDKSGVAVIMEVLRTLKERSIPHGEIEVVFSICEEIGLLGAKQLEVGSLRSKRALVLDSAHATVCVTRAPSADRFEFTVHGLAAHAGVAPETGISAVRVAAQAIAAMPLGRIDPQTTSNVVIASGGSATNVVPDLCLVRGEARSLDDAALDRTTAAIRRCFQDAAAAATATVAGALHRAWVEERCEREYESMNVPDAAPIVQSLLAAATAVGADVSTASIGGGSDSNVFNRRGIESVNFGTGMRAIHTLDEWLDLEDFYRCADVVFEFVRAQAA
- a CDS encoding rhomboid family intramembrane serine protease, whose amino-acid sequence is MATYRPSFGYGGTPVVFAILAVFAAVFLLAFAGLGAAFVLQLGWLPNDAWFLSGQLWRPFTFPFVHLSLIPVLFDGIVLYFFGGSLERAWGGWRFAFFFFASGIVAGLIMMALSPWLGVPVMIGMVGSFVAVVVAFAALNPYATVYLYFFPLQARWLAAFVIIWEFFGNYGRYGSIPSAAAVVGGVSLFAWAFTVFRPRLSGVDFRGSNLRERYDKWQQRRRMRSWQRRVGRIDKPEDLFKR